In Isosphaera pallida ATCC 43644, the sequence AATGAGCCTCCCGAGGGGCAAGGGGGGACGTGGCGGGATCCGCAACCGACTCCGCGACACAGGCGGGGCGGAAAGCGGGACAAAACCAAAGCAAGCTGAGACACGGGGGACAGCGCGTGCTGGCGCAGGGACGATTCCCTCAGCGGGCGGCTGCCTTGAGGTCAATAGGGGCCGCCTGAGCCGGTTGGACCCGACGCATTCGGAACGGTTCGCTCAGGCAGATTTCCACCACCAGTCGGCTGATTCGGTCGCCATCCTCGGCAGTGGCCTGAACCAAACGATCAACCACGCAGGCGTCGTGGCTATCCAAGCCGCGACCCAGAGCGTAAGTCAAGAGTTTCTCGGTGAACGCTTTGCGGAATTGATCCCGGGATTTCAGCAGGACCGCCCGCAGTTCGGCGGGACCATTGAACGTGACGCCGCCGGGCAGTTCGCCTGAAGCGTCGATTGGTTGGCCGTGGTCCTTGTCGCGCCACTGACCGATCGCGTCGAAGTTTTCCATGCCAAAGCCCAGGCCGTCCATTTTGATGTGACAAACCGCGCAGTTGGGATCGGCCCGGTGTTGCTCCAGGCGTTGCCGCAGGGTCGCCGCGGCACGGGCCTTGCGGTTGTCCTCCAGGTCCGGCACGTTGGGAGGCGCGGGTGGCGGTGGCGTTCCGAGAATTTGCTCCAGGATGTACTTGCCTCGCTTGACAGGGGAGGTCCGGGTGGGGTTGGAGGTCACGGTCAGCACGCTGGCCTGGGTCAGCACGCCGGCCCGGCGATCATCGGTCAGCTCGACTCGTCGGAACTCCTCGCCCTGCACGCCGTCGATCCCGTAGAACTTGGCGAGCCGTTCGTTGGCAAAGGTGTAGCGGCCCTGAATGAAGTCCAAAATGGGACGGTCCTCGCGGAAAATGTATTCCACGAATCGGATCGTTTCCTCGGTCATGTCGCGGCGCAGCGCTTCGTTGAACGCGGGAAACTGACGACGCGAGGGGGTCGCATCCTCCAGACGGCGGATCTGGAGCCATTGGGTGCCGAAGTTCTCGGCCAGGGCGCGGGCTTTGGGGGCACGCAGCATCCGGCGAACCTGTGCCTCGATCTCGGCCTCGTTGCGGAGTTTGCCCTGAGCCGCGGCGGCGAACAGTTCGTCGTCGGGCATCGAACTCCAGAGGAAGTATGATAAGCGCGAAGCCAGTTCCCAGTCGCCGATTGGCGCGAAGGTCGGAGGGGTGGGCGAGGCCGCCGCGGCCCGCTCGGATGTCGTGGTCGCCGGTTGACCTTGAGGGGGCCGTTCAACCTCGACCCGGAACAGGAAGTGGGGCGAAACCAGAATGGCCTGGATCGCCACCTGGATCGAGCGCTCGTAGGAGGCTCCGCTCCGCTTAATCTTGCGCGCCAGCGCCGTCAGACGATCGGCCTCATCGCGGGTGATGGGACGGCGATAGGCACGAGCCGCGAAGTGGGACAGGATCGCGCGGGTGGCGGCCACCTCGTTGGCCTTGCGCTGGTCGGCCCCCACCGCGAACAACGCCTTCTGGAACGCGGTGGGTTCGGGAGGCGGGCCGTTGAGAGGCCCTTTGGCCACAATCGCGCTCACATGAAGGTTACGGTCGGATCGGGTCTCAGGTTGGTAAAAGTCGTTGAGGAAGACAATGGCGATCTTGTTGGTGCCGGCCCGCGTCCGCACTTGGTGCTCAAAGACCTCGGCCCGACTTTCCCGATCCGCCTTCACCTCGAACACCTTGACCTGTTGACCGTTGACCAACAACCCCATCTTGACCGGCTCGCTGCCCGCCTGGTCGCCCCAAGCCCGAATCGACAACACATATTCCCATCTCTCACCCCCCGACGGTAGATCAACCGCAATCTCGCCCTTGGTGGAGACGAGAACCTGATGCTGGTTGAGCAGGGTTCGGACGCTAGGACGAGTGGTCTCCGGCAGCCGGATCGCCTTCTCGACAATCTCGCCGGCAGCATCCAGATACTTCTCCATCAAAAGGGGCGGCAACGCCAAGACGTCGCCAATATTGTCAAAGCCGTAACCCACGTCGTCCGAGGGGAAATCAACCCCCGCCTCAAACTCGACCCCCATCAAATCGCGGATAGTATTGATATATTCGGATTTATTGAGACGACGCATCGTCACTCGGCCAGGATCGACTGGTCCGGTGCAGTCGAAGGTCGAAAGGATGACCTCGATCACCTCCCGAACCGCCTTGGACTCCTCCTCGCTGGGGCGGGGCATCTTGTTGGGTGGAGGCATGTCGCCGTCCTCCAGCCTCATGAGCACGTTCTCGAAATCCCGGCGGTTTTTGACGAGCGACTCCTGGTCGGTGATTCCGTCCAACTGCAATCCCCCCTTGGCCTCGTCGCCTTGGTGGCAGCTAACGCAATATTTGGCCAAAAAGGGGGCGACCACTTGGTTGAAGCGTTGATCGTTGACCGCCAACTCGGCCTGCTTGGCGTCGTTGGGGTCGTCCGGCATGGACCACGCCGACGCCAACGCGGGACCGCCCACCCACAACGCCGCCCACACCAACGCCGAAGCTCCGACGAATCGATGAGTCGAGAGGGCGGGCCGGGCTCGAAGGAATCCAGGCCGATCAAGGTCGGATCGCATAGAGTCGGTCTCCCGAAAACGTGACGTTGCTAGAGGCGATGGAGTGGGGTGGGGTAGGGCGGGAACGGCGTGAGATGAGGGAAGCGTCAGGCGGGACGGCCATTGCGTTTCCACTTGGTGTGAAGAGGCGGCAAATTCTCAGAGCTTGGCAGGGGGTGGGGGTAGAGGTGGGAAAACGGATTTCGTCGTCGAAAGGCTCATCTTGCGAAAATCTTAAAGCAAGGTTGGACTCCTCCTGATCGTAAGCCGTTCGTGGAAAAAATCAACTACCCATCCCGCATTCGCCCTCTTTGGAAACCGGTTCCCGACACGCCTTTGACGTGTTCTCCCCAGACCGATCTGGCACACATGACCCGGAAACCCCAGCACCTCGGAGCGATTTCCCGATGGGAATTTGGGGAACTTATGAATTTTTGGAAAGAACCGCTCAGTTTGGAATGTAGGGAATTGACGTGAGCGATTCGGATTGACTAAGCTTGGGCTCGCTCTACCGGATTTACGAATTGCGTAGCCCAAGACGGCAGGGTGGGCTTCGTAGTTCGCGCAGTTTGAGCGTGTTCATTGCAATGCGTTTGCTACTCCCGCATGAGGTGGGGTGGCTTCAATTGCGGGGGCGAGATTTGAACAATCCTTGCCGTGGAGGAGCCTTGCGATGACTCGGAGGGGACTGGGAATCTCGGCGGTCGCGGTGGCGGCGGTCGCCATAGTAGCGTCGCCGGCGCGAGCGGGTTCGTATTGTGGCGGTGCGTGTTACGCCGGCTATGATGCGTCGGCAATTGGCGGATGTGTTTCGGTTCAATATGTGACCACCACTCAGACGGTGTACGATCAAGTGGCCGAGCAGGTGCCCTACACCGTCCATCAGACCGTCACCCGAACGGTGATGCAAACCCAAACCGTGCCGGTAACCCGAACGGTGTATCAGACAGTGATGGAGACGCAGACGGTCAAGCGGCAGCGTCCCAAGACGAAGACGGTGGAGAAGACCCGGACTTACACCGTCGCGGTACCCAAGACGGTGGAGAAGACCCGGACTTACACCGTCGCGGTGCCCAAGACGGTGGAGAAGCCCTACACCTATACCGTGACGGTGCCCAAGACGGTCCAGAAGCCGGTGACCTACACCATCATGGCCAGTCGGACGGTGGAGAAGCCCTACACCTACACCGTGACGGTGCCCAAGACGGTCCAGAAGCCGGTGACCTACACGGTGACGGTGCCCAAGACGGTCCAGAAGGAGCGGACCTTCACCGTCATGGCCACTCAGACCAAGATGGTTGATCAACCCTACACTTACACCGAGATGGTGGCCCGTCCCGCTACGGTGATGGTGTGCCAGCCGGTGACCACGACCCGTCCGGTAACCACAATGAACACGGTGATGTCCCAGGTGGGCGGCTATGAAACCCGAACCACCCTGGTGCCCGGTCCGTGCGTGACCGTGCCGACGGTCGGTTGCGACCCTTGCGGCCGACCGGTCTGCGGCGTGGCGGTGGTACCCGGCCCGGCTCAACCTGTTCACCACACCGTCTACACCGTGCGGAACGTCGCCACCCAGGTGCCGGTGACCACCAACGTCACGGAGACGACCATGCAGACCGTTCCGGTCAGCACCATCCAGTACGTCCCCGAACTCCGCACTGGCACTCGTCAGGTTCCGGTCGTCGAATGCGTGCCGACCACCCGGACTGAGATGGTCAACGTGGTCGAATACGCTACCGAGACCAAGACCGAGATGGTCAACGCGGTCGAATACGCCACTGAGACCCGTCAAGGCGTCCAACAAGTCGTCGAGTGTGTCCCCGAGACCAAGACTGAGATGGTCAACGCGGTCAAATACACCACCGAGACCCGTCAAGGCGTCCAACAAGTCGTCGAGTACGTCAACGAGCAGAAGACGGAAACCTACTCGGTCGTCGAATACGTCAACGAGCAGAAGACGGAAACCTACACCGTTCAGGAACCGGACGGCTTCGAGGAGGACGAAGAGACCATTCAGGTGGCCGTCGTGCGTCCGACCCAGGTGACCGAGACCATCACCCAGGTGGTGCCCGTCTGCGTCACCGAGCAGGTTCCAGTCACCGTCTATCAGACCGTCACCAAGGTCGTGCCCCGCACCGTCACCACGGTCCAAGCCGTTGCCGTGCCTGCCCCGGCTCCGGTCTACCACGCCGTGCCGGTTGCAATGCCCGCCTGCATGACCGGCCCTTGCCATTGAACCACGGGAGTGATTCCTCGCCCTTGAGCGTGGACGCGAACTCCCTCTGAACCAAACTCACACTCCTCTCGAGCGAGACCAACTCGCCCGAGTTCGTTGAGTGAATTTGATCTTGATCCACCTCAACCGGCCTTCGCTCTCCGACCCAGGGCGAAGGCCGGTCGCCCTTTGGCCACCAACCCAATCCGGTCGAACCACGCCACGCCGATCGAATCGAGCGTCTCCCCTGCCCGCGCTGCACCAGGCCACCGCCTCGCGCCATCCCACCGGGTCACGCGATGATGCGATTCATCAAATAAATGTCATGGCGATGTTTGACGTGGTTGGCCGGAACGATCCCGATTGCTCGATGGGATCCCATCGCCAGCCGGATGGGATAAAATCGACCACGCGAACGAGTCCGAACCTGGTTTCCGAAACGCTCCAAGTTTCCCGTCTTTCCCCGATTCCATGCGCTATATTGCATTATCGCCAGACCGGGCCGCTGTTGCCCGGTGTTTTCGAGGTCCGCGTGATTTAGGATCCCGCCGCCACATCGCTCCGCGGCCTTGTGTGTTTCCCTCCGGCGCGTCCAGGACGGGTCGGGGGTGTGTTTTCACCCCGCGTCACGCACCCGCACCCGACGTTTTCGGGAGCCTCGGCTCTCGGGAACGTCGGGTTTGTTTTGGTTGGGGGGGGAGCCGCAGGGGACGTGCTGTCTTGGGTCGCGTAGCGGCGTCGTGCTTGGAGACGGGGCGATGAGCGCGGCTCGGGGGAGCCGAGCATGGGGTGGCGGGATCGGTTGGGGGTGGCTTGGGGCGGTGTTAGGGTTGGCTCCGACCTGGGCGTTTCTGGCCGGGGTGCCTGAGTTTGCTACCCAGGATGGACCGACTCATGTGTACAACGCCCGCATCGCTGCGCGTGCTTTGGGGTGGTCGGCCCCTTGCGACGCGATTCCCCACCCGTCCTCCGAGATGTTCACGGTTTCGTGGCGTCTGATGCCCAATTGGGGCAGCACGGGGCTAGCCTGGGCGGCGTTGTGGGTGGTCGAGCCGATTCAAGCCGATCGCCTCGTGACCGCGATGTTGGCGTGGGGCATGGCCTGGGCGATCCTCTGGACCTGGAGTCGGGGGGGACACTCGAGCGACCGCGTCGAACCACCCCCGCTGAGGGTGGGACTCGCCGCTGCCCTGCTGGGTCTCAACGCCCCTTGGCTCTGGGGGTTCAGCGGGTTTCTGGTGGGGGCGTTGCTGGGTCTGATCGGCGTGACGGTTTGGTGGCGGGCGGTTCAACGTCCTCGGGGACCGGCCGCACGCGATCTGATCGCGTTGGCGGGTCTCACCGGGTTGGGTTACCTCTGCCACCCGATCGGATTAGGGCTGATGGTCGCCACCATCGTGGCGGTTGCAATGGTTGAGGCGATCTTAGCGGGACCCAACCATCCCTTGAGGCAACACCCCGGTCGAATTCTCACGCGAACCGCCTTGGGATTGGGACCATTGGTCCCTCTGGCGTTGATCTATCGCGCCCAGATCGGCGAGGCCGGTCCCCTGAACCCCACGTGGGACCATCTGGCCGACTGGACCTCGCCCCGAGCCTGGATGAACCAATTCACCTGGGTTGACCCCTTGGCGTTAGGTTCCAAGACCCACTGGCCCTGGTGGGATGCCCCCCCCATGGCCCATCAGGGACCCGCCCTAACCCCGTTGGGACGCCTGATACGCGGCCTCTCCGCGCCGTCGCTGTTGGCCTGGGCCGCGATCCTGCTGGGAACCCTCGCCTCATGGCGACGCAATCCC encodes:
- a CDS encoding DUF1592 domain-containing protein, whose amino-acid sequence is MRSDLDRPGFLRARPALSTHRFVGASALVWAALWVGGPALASAWSMPDDPNDAKQAELAVNDQRFNQVVAPFLAKYCVSCHQGDEAKGGLQLDGITDQESLVKNRRDFENVLMRLEDGDMPPPNKMPRPSEEESKAVREVIEVILSTFDCTGPVDPGRVTMRRLNKSEYINTIRDLMGVEFEAGVDFPSDDVGYGFDNIGDVLALPPLLMEKYLDAAGEIVEKAIRLPETTRPSVRTLLNQHQVLVSTKGEIAVDLPSGGERWEYVLSIRAWGDQAGSEPVKMGLLVNGQQVKVFEVKADRESRAEVFEHQVRTRAGTNKIAIVFLNDFYQPETRSDRNLHVSAIVAKGPLNGPPPEPTAFQKALFAVGADQRKANEVAATRAILSHFAARAYRRPITRDEADRLTALARKIKRSGASYERSIQVAIQAILVSPHFLFRVEVERPPQGQPATTTSERAAAASPTPPTFAPIGDWELASRLSYFLWSSMPDDELFAAAAQGKLRNEAEIEAQVRRMLRAPKARALAENFGTQWLQIRRLEDATPSRRQFPAFNEALRRDMTEETIRFVEYIFREDRPILDFIQGRYTFANERLAKFYGIDGVQGEEFRRVELTDDRRAGVLTQASVLTVTSNPTRTSPVKRGKYILEQILGTPPPPAPPNVPDLEDNRKARAAATLRQRLEQHRADPNCAVCHIKMDGLGFGMENFDAIGQWRDKDHGQPIDASGELPGGVTFNGPAELRAVLLKSRDQFRKAFTEKLLTYALGRGLDSHDACVVDRLVQATAEDGDRISRLVVEICLSEPFRMRRVQPAQAAPIDLKAAAR